A window of Rosa rugosa chromosome 7, drRosRugo1.1, whole genome shotgun sequence genomic DNA:
TGCAAGGAGATTTTGGATTTATTTGTCCGCAAGGTCCATGAATCATAAATTGGCTAACTATTTTAAAAAGTTCTGGATCAATATTTTTATCTGGCAATTCTGCAGAAATAATAGAATCAATATCAGTTGGTGTATAACATTTATAATCTTTTTGTAACCAAAACAACATATGAGCATGAGGGAGTCCTCTTTTTTGAAATTCTATTGTGCAAACATCTGCGTCAATTTGTCCGAAAGGTTCACCGGATTTAATATAAGCAATCATATTTTGTAATTTCATATTAAACATTCTCGAAATTATGTCAGGTCTGTCTTCAACTTTACAGTTGGGATTGTTCTTAAAATATCTTTGTATTTCAGGCCATTTAACATTGCATGTAAAAGTTATAAATAAATCAGGATTACCGTACTGTCTGCAAATTGCCATGGCATCTTGATAATTATTTATCATATCTCTAGGACTACCAGTATGAGAACTTggtaaaataattttttgtcCTAAATCAAAACCTCTTTTAATTCCAGCTGAATCTGCAGTATAAATGTCTTTAAAAACTTCACTTCGAAAATTACTTTGATTTTTTCTAATCCAATCTAAGCGATCTTCTTCAACTGTTGCATAAGCATCGACTAAAAATTGTTGAAATAGTCGTCCACCTTTTAATAAAGTGTTTGTTATATTATTTCTGTCTTGAATCTGATATGTAATATAAGCTCGCATTGATACTCTTTGTCTTTTCTGTGTACGATTTTCTGTCAATTGTTGCATTAATAAATTTAGGGTgattctagttagacctccaaatttgatatttggacctctaatttttttcagttattaattgactttgtcaacttatatgaaaagacaaataaggacaaagagagaaaaatgaaaaattaagtaagtaaataaataaatactcttcttacctcctccaaccaaatatatataacatttaattaaatttttttttcccgatatttccttatattgcctatatagttttataatttactcaaaacaattaagtaagaataataatttctatacatgaccCATCATTTATTACAaaggtaaattcaaaacaatttgatttggaattttcttaaactaaattaattgaatattatgatatagttattactcgatcttccaacccaatacctttgaaatcaatttttttagcaaattcaaaggggttccaacaacatatcaagatcgagaaccaaccatttgattaattttggtggaggagagacttACTCATAAGAAAGCAatgtcatgtgattttgattcatttttcttctcgtggttgaagatagagataaaaagtagaataacagattgttgtatctcatgttcaagggtgttttggtaaaaataaggaggtatacttagcttttcaagtattctaaaaagtaaattagaggtgtactaagtatgagaggtccaaatagcaaatttggaggtccaactagaatcacccaTAAATTTATTTTATATCCATCTTCACCATATGGGAAAAGTATTGGATATTGTAGTGACATATATTTTGGATGTATTTTAGAAATACGTTGTAAATGTCCACTGTTTGATTCAATAATTACATCTTTATTTGAATTATGTTCTCCAATATCACCAACTATCAAACCACTAATTTCATCACTTGTTGGTTCTTCATATTGCTTACTATCAGTAGCTTGGCGATTAAGTATACTCATATTTAATGAAGGCAGAGAATGATTTTCAAATTTATCTCTTATCATTCGAAATTCTTTAACTAATTCATTAGTCTCATCAAACATTTTAATAAGTCCTTCGACAATATCTGGTTTGATATTTTGATTAACATGATCTGGATCAATAGCATTGATACGATTTGAAATCTCATTTTTTGTATCATATATGTATAACTGAGCATATTTAGGACATTCTCCATCAGAAGGTAATACAGAACCCATTAAATGATGGACTTGACCACTAATTTTAAAAACATATGGACCTGAACCACTATTTATCTTATAATCAATTTTCGCTCCCATTGATGTAAAAGAGAACATCGAATTGTAAACTCTTATATTTTCTCTGAAAAGTTTACTTTCTGAACCATTGTTTGGATCTAATAATCTTTCAAGAAAAATTGGTGTTGGTTTTGGCTGCTCAATTTTGATTTGACCTCTTTTGCAACATTTTGTATAAATGAGAGGCTCATTTGAAGATGATTGCTTAACAGCTTCTCCGAACCAAAAAGATGCATTGCAATAGTCACATTCATGAACATTATCACCCGAATCCTCATATTTTACAATTGATCCTGCAATGAGAAATTTCACTTTTGTTAGTCAAACAAATATGataattattttttgaaaataatGCGTAAGAATTATCACATGCCAATAACCTTGCTTGCTTCTTTGATATGATGCTTGACCAAATGGATGAGAGTACTGACCTGCATACAAAATTTGTAAACAGTTAGTTACATTGTTCATTAAAATTATAATGATGTGATGACAGTTAGTTACTATCAATTTGCAGAAATTTAGACCCGTATCAATGCTAATGCTGCAATATTTTAATTTACTGAACTATTTAATAAAAGCTATATGCTGAAAACTTAATGCTGCTGTATCAATTAATTCAATCAACCTGAAAAATTTCTCCTTCCTTTAATCATCAGGGGAAATAAATTCACTAATAGAAATGGCAAATGTATACCAAGTCTGAACAATTACTGCATCTGAGTTTAGAAAAGATGAGTAACAAAAACACAGAAGCTGTATTGTGATATGAGCATTACCGGCAAAACTTAATTAAGAGTGATACAGGAGACAGAACGAAACAAAACCAACTGAAATTAACACCTAATTCGGTTCCAAACTAAAGACTTCAGAAGTCATACTTGTAATACTCTGTTTCTTATTGAAGACTAAAATTTGAAACCAACTGAAATTTGATTGAATAAAAATAGAGACGACAAAACTGaataatttgaaaacaaaattgaagtaGATATAAAGTTATTAGTACAGGAAAAGGAAATACAGCAGAACAACAGTCTCGTTAaaattaaggccataaattaaattaattaaaaaatttacCTTCTGTAATCATATGCGGATTTTCGTTTGCAACTGCAGTGATATTTTGGTTGTCGCTATTTGATACTTCAGCAATTTCTGGATAAGACACTATAATCAAAAATCAAACAATGTCAATTAGTTTATATTTCTAAAGAAAGACCAGTTTTTGCCAAAAACTATTTGCATAGATCAACATTTCAAAGGACATAAAATAGACCCACCTGTTTTCCATCTACGTGATTTAACCTGATCAACACGATTACATCTAGTTCTT
This region includes:
- the LOC133720983 gene encoding uncharacterized protein LOC133720983, which gives rise to MQRSVCIILLPLFLCTLFGSISPSYCYSDLEDSVLSVSFAVLGLDRNFTVMAPKTMMRGAKRLLEQCDVENRQNQQKIQRICSGEGFVATRTRCNRVDQVKSRRWKTVSYPEIAEVSNSDNQNITAVANENPHMITEGQYSHPFGQASYQRSKQGSIVKYEDSGDNVHECDYCNASFWFGEAVKQSSSNEPLIYTKCCKRGQIKIEQPKPTPIFLERLLDPNNGSESKLFRENIRVYNSMFSFTSMGAKIDYKINSGSGPYVFKISGQVHHLMGSVLPSDGECPKYAQLYIYDTKNEISNRINAIDPDHVNQNIKPDIVEGLIKMFDETNELVKEFRMIRDKFENHSLPSLNMSILNRQATDSKQYEEPTSDEISGLIVGDIGEHNSNKDIQLELKEVLI